From Phreatobacter oligotrophus:
TCGGCGATCTTCTCGGGGATGCCGGCGATGAAGGCCTGCTCCTTGAACCAGTGCCGCCAGGCATGGTTCGGGTCTTTGCGATGCTCGCGGCCGATCTCGAGCTCCAGGTCGTGCAACCATTGCGTCAGGCGGCGCAACGTTGAGCGGGCAGGATTATAGGGGGACGTCGCCGCGGGATCGGCCCCCCTCCTCCGTCCCTCCACGAACAGGCGCTCGCGCCCGCAATCCCTGACGAAGGCCAGGAAGCCGCGCTGCAGGATGGCCGGATGGATGGGCACCAGACGTTCCGAGGCCGCCGTCTTGATGGGTCCGGCCTCCCGGGTGATCCTCAGGCACCAGATGCCCTCGACGTTCTGGACATCGCGGGCCCGAAGGTTGGCGATGGTCGCGACGCGGCTGCCGGTGAGCGCGGTGAGCCAGGGGATCCAGCGGAAGGCCGGCACGGTCTCCCTGTCGGCTGCCGCAAGAATCTGGCGTGCTTCGTCGGCATTGAAGGCCAGCATGCCCCGACCAACGGCCAGCCGGTCCACCCGAAACTTCACGCCGGTGACCGGATTTGCCGGCACGTGGCCATTCTCGACGGCATAGTGGAACAGCGCCCTGAGGGCCGCGAAGTCGGCGTGGCGGGCGGTGCGCAGCTTGCGGCCGCTGGCGAGAAGGTGGTCGCGATAATCGCGGAGATGCTGGGAGGTGATCGCTGCCGGTGGTACCTGGCCGACGAACGCGGCGAAGCGGCTGACCAGAAGGCGCCAATAGGGCGGGGTCGTCGGAGCGCCACCGGCGCGCAGGTGATGCGCCGCCCAGGCCTCGAACAGATCCATGAGCGACGGCGACGGGTGAGGATCAGGCTCGCCCGGGGCCGCGCAGGTCTCTTCCGCCGCTGCTCTGCTGCCGCCGGTGAGCCCTAAGCCGGCCTTGCGCACCACGATGGGCTGCGCCCCGACGGTCTCCCACCCCGTGACAGCCTGCATGATGCTCGCAGCCACCGCGTTGGCGATCTTTTCCGCTTCCACAAAGGAATGGCTGGCAAGCGGAACGGTCACTTCATCGTCCAGCTGAATGGTGAACTCGAACAAGCGAAACGGCACAGTAATGGTGCTGCCCCGATACCGGGAAAGAACATCATCGGGCAGTGGAATCCTGACCTTGATCCGCCCCTCAGCGTCTACGCTGACAACCATGTCGTTCATCGACGACGGCATTCCTACAGTCCCT
This genomic window contains:
- a CDS encoding phage integrase SAM-like domain-containing protein, which translates into the protein MPSSMNDMVVSVDAEGRIKVRIPLPDDVLSRYRGSTITVPFRLFEFTIQLDDEVTVPLASHSFVEAEKIANAVAASIMQAVTGWETVGAQPIVVRKAGLGLTGGSRAAAEETCAAPGEPDPHPSPSLMDLFEAWAAHHLRAGGAPTTPPYWRLLVSRFAAFVGQVPPAAITSQHLRDYRDHLLASGRKLRTARHADFAALRALFHYAVENGHVPANPVTGVKFRVDRLAVGRGMLAFNADEARQILAAADRETVPAFRWIPWLTALTGSRVATIANLRARDVQNVEGIWCLRITREAGPIKTAASERLVPIHPAILQRGFLAFVRDCGRERLFVEGRRRGADPAATSPYNPARSTLRRLTQWLHDLELEIGREHRKDPNHAWRHWFKEQAFIAGIPEKIADAIVGHAHANASRRYGAVSLEVMARNLEKIRPPM